A single genomic interval of Musa acuminata AAA Group cultivar baxijiao chromosome BXJ3-4, Cavendish_Baxijiao_AAA, whole genome shotgun sequence harbors:
- the LOC135636772 gene encoding uncharacterized aarF domain-containing protein kinase At5g05200, chloroplastic-like isoform X2 has protein sequence MAIPSIRSATNARFPVLLFHQSQLPAMTRSVRLRKFDGRSGRSSVFARYSQSRDISTRLQDSMENFPKLVEDIIQTSINTGPRGALRLAQGIQAVIGVGGEWLTDVSKTANTSSGLPSGMQLGLLSPIYLRKLFERMGATYIKLGQFIASAPTLFPAEYVQEFQNCFDRAPAVPFHEIEVTLSEELQRPLDSIYEYIDPVPIASASIAQVHGARLKNLQQEVVIKVLKPGIEDILVADLNFVYVVARVLEFLNPELRRTSLVGIVRDIKDSMLEEVDFRKEAANIESFRRYLEKMGLEKQAKAPQVYQHCSTRRVLTMERLYGVPLTDLDSIRSLVPDPEITLVTALNVWFGSLIACDNFHADVHAGNLWLLRDGRIGFLDFGIVGRISPKTWAAMEAFLESFANEDYEAMASSLIEMGATEKDVDVKAFARDLEKIFSSIQDLDTEIVVATARGPNAAAISANVVVDERQMNALFLDVVRVSESYGLKFPREFALLMKQLLYFDRYTRLLAPTMNMLQDQRITIVSNRRLRSAGELSRSSGF, from the exons ATGGCGATCCCCTCGATCAGGAGCGCGACCAACGCTCGATTCCCCGTCCTCCTCTTCCACCAATCTCAG CTTCCTGCGATGACTAGGTCGGTGCGGTTGAGGAAGTTCGATGGTCGATCGGGCAGAAGCTCGGTGTTCGCTCGGTACTCTCAATCGAGGGATATTTCCACTCGATTACAAG ATAGCATGGAGAACTTTCCCAAGCTGGTTGAAGACATCATTCAAACATCAATTAACACAGGGCCCAGAGGCGCACTTAGACTAGCTCAAGGCATTCAGGCTGTTATTGGAGTTGGCGGGGAGTGGCTTACTGATGTATCCAAG ACAGCAAATACATCTTCAGGACTGCCGTCTGGAATGCAGCTTGGATTGCTTTCACCCATTTACTTGCGAAAGTTATTTGAGCGCATGGGAGCAACATATATCAAGTTGGGACAG TTCATTGCATCTGCACCAACATTGTTTCCTGCAGAGTATGTTCAGGAATTTCAGAACTGCTTTGATCGTGCTCCAGCAGTGCCTTTCCATGAGATCGAAGTGACATTGAGTGAGGAACTGCAGAGGCCACTAGATAGCATCTATGAATATATTGATCCAGTTCCAATTGCCTCAGCATCTATAGCTCAG GTTCATGGTGCACGactcaaaaatttgcagcaagaaGTTGTGATAAAGGTCTTAAAGCCTGGTATTGAAGACATACTAGTCGCTGATCTGAATTTTGTTTATGTTGTTGCTCGCGTCTTGGAGTTCTTAAACCCTGAACTTCGCCGAACATCTCTG GTAGGTATTGTGAGAGATATAAAGGACTCGATGCTTGAAGAAGTTGACTTCCGAAAAGAAGCTGCAAATATTGAGTCTTTCAGGAGATACTTGGAAAAGATGGGACTTGAGAAGCAGGCCAAAGCTCCACAAGTTTATCAACACTGTAGCACACGCCGTGTTTTGACAATGGAGAGACTTTATGGAGTTCCTCTCACTGACCTTGATTCCATAAGATCTTTAGTTCCGGATCCTGAGATTACTTTAGTAACTGCACTCAACGTCTG GTTTGGTAGCTTGATAGCATGTGACAACTTCCATGCAGATGTGCATGCAGGAAACCTATGGTTGCTTCGTGATGGTCGTATTGGTTTTCTTGATTTTG GAATTGTTGGACGAATATCTCCAAAGACTTGGGCTGCTATGGAGGCATTTTTGGAATCCTTCGCAAATGAAGATTATGAAGCTATGGCTTCATCATTGATTGAAATGGGTGCCACAGAGAAAGATGTAGATGTTAAAGCCTTTGCAAGAGACTTGGAGAAGATCTTTTCATCAATACAG GACCTAGATACTGAAATTGTTGTTGCAACAGCAAGAGGGCCAAATGCAGCAGCTATATCTGCAAATGTGGTGGTTGACGAGAGGCAGATGAATGCATTGTTCCTTGATGTG GTGAGGGTAAGCGAGTCATACGGGCTGAAATTTCCTCGCGAGTTTGCACTTCTTATGAAGCAACTTCTGTATTTCGATCGTTATACTCGACTGCTTGCTCCCACTATGAATATGCTCCAGGACCAGAGGATCACTATTGTATCAAACCGGAGACTGAGAAGCGCGGGAGAGCTGTCAAGGAGTTCTGGTTTCTAG
- the LOC135636772 gene encoding uncharacterized aarF domain-containing protein kinase At5g05200, chloroplastic-like isoform X1 yields the protein MAIPSIRSATNARFPVLLFHQSQLPAMTRSVRLRKFDGRSGRSSVFARYSQSRDISTRLQDSMENFPKLVEDIIQTSINTGPRGALRLAQGIQAVIGVGGEWLTDVSKQTANTSSGLPSGMQLGLLSPIYLRKLFERMGATYIKLGQFIASAPTLFPAEYVQEFQNCFDRAPAVPFHEIEVTLSEELQRPLDSIYEYIDPVPIASASIAQVHGARLKNLQQEVVIKVLKPGIEDILVADLNFVYVVARVLEFLNPELRRTSLVGIVRDIKDSMLEEVDFRKEAANIESFRRYLEKMGLEKQAKAPQVYQHCSTRRVLTMERLYGVPLTDLDSIRSLVPDPEITLVTALNVWFGSLIACDNFHADVHAGNLWLLRDGRIGFLDFGIVGRISPKTWAAMEAFLESFANEDYEAMASSLIEMGATEKDVDVKAFARDLEKIFSSIQDLDTEIVVATARGPNAAAISANVVVDERQMNALFLDVVRVSESYGLKFPREFALLMKQLLYFDRYTRLLAPTMNMLQDQRITIVSNRRLRSAGELSRSSGF from the exons ATGGCGATCCCCTCGATCAGGAGCGCGACCAACGCTCGATTCCCCGTCCTCCTCTTCCACCAATCTCAG CTTCCTGCGATGACTAGGTCGGTGCGGTTGAGGAAGTTCGATGGTCGATCGGGCAGAAGCTCGGTGTTCGCTCGGTACTCTCAATCGAGGGATATTTCCACTCGATTACAAG ATAGCATGGAGAACTTTCCCAAGCTGGTTGAAGACATCATTCAAACATCAATTAACACAGGGCCCAGAGGCGCACTTAGACTAGCTCAAGGCATTCAGGCTGTTATTGGAGTTGGCGGGGAGTGGCTTACTGATGTATCCAAG CAGACAGCAAATACATCTTCAGGACTGCCGTCTGGAATGCAGCTTGGATTGCTTTCACCCATTTACTTGCGAAAGTTATTTGAGCGCATGGGAGCAACATATATCAAGTTGGGACAG TTCATTGCATCTGCACCAACATTGTTTCCTGCAGAGTATGTTCAGGAATTTCAGAACTGCTTTGATCGTGCTCCAGCAGTGCCTTTCCATGAGATCGAAGTGACATTGAGTGAGGAACTGCAGAGGCCACTAGATAGCATCTATGAATATATTGATCCAGTTCCAATTGCCTCAGCATCTATAGCTCAG GTTCATGGTGCACGactcaaaaatttgcagcaagaaGTTGTGATAAAGGTCTTAAAGCCTGGTATTGAAGACATACTAGTCGCTGATCTGAATTTTGTTTATGTTGTTGCTCGCGTCTTGGAGTTCTTAAACCCTGAACTTCGCCGAACATCTCTG GTAGGTATTGTGAGAGATATAAAGGACTCGATGCTTGAAGAAGTTGACTTCCGAAAAGAAGCTGCAAATATTGAGTCTTTCAGGAGATACTTGGAAAAGATGGGACTTGAGAAGCAGGCCAAAGCTCCACAAGTTTATCAACACTGTAGCACACGCCGTGTTTTGACAATGGAGAGACTTTATGGAGTTCCTCTCACTGACCTTGATTCCATAAGATCTTTAGTTCCGGATCCTGAGATTACTTTAGTAACTGCACTCAACGTCTG GTTTGGTAGCTTGATAGCATGTGACAACTTCCATGCAGATGTGCATGCAGGAAACCTATGGTTGCTTCGTGATGGTCGTATTGGTTTTCTTGATTTTG GAATTGTTGGACGAATATCTCCAAAGACTTGGGCTGCTATGGAGGCATTTTTGGAATCCTTCGCAAATGAAGATTATGAAGCTATGGCTTCATCATTGATTGAAATGGGTGCCACAGAGAAAGATGTAGATGTTAAAGCCTTTGCAAGAGACTTGGAGAAGATCTTTTCATCAATACAG GACCTAGATACTGAAATTGTTGTTGCAACAGCAAGAGGGCCAAATGCAGCAGCTATATCTGCAAATGTGGTGGTTGACGAGAGGCAGATGAATGCATTGTTCCTTGATGTG GTGAGGGTAAGCGAGTCATACGGGCTGAAATTTCCTCGCGAGTTTGCACTTCTTATGAAGCAACTTCTGTATTTCGATCGTTATACTCGACTGCTTGCTCCCACTATGAATATGCTCCAGGACCAGAGGATCACTATTGTATCAAACCGGAGACTGAGAAGCGCGGGAGAGCTGTCAAGGAGTTCTGGTTTCTAG